DNA from Gracilinanus agilis isolate LMUSP501 chromosome 3, AgileGrace, whole genome shotgun sequence:
GGGGTCAAGGCCTCTAGAGAAGGACCAAGAAATGGACTAAGGTCCCTAGGCAGTTTTTCTTTCTGCCACGAGCCTCTCTAACCCCGGTTGGGTTGAGCTCCAGCGCCCCAGGGCCACAACCTCTCCGTTATTTTCTGTAATACCCTGGGGGATTCCAGACCCTGCCGAGGAAATAGAGGAAGTTCGATGCCTTTTGCTACAGACAAGATTTTGCTGCCGCCTGCTGAAGTGAGCCAGATCCGGGGGCTGTAGGAAATATATTGACTGCAAAGTCTCGCTATGCCCAGAACATCAGGGAAGGGCCACGGCACCGTCAAAGGTTAAACAGTGAACCTTTGCAAGAAAGAGCCTCCAGTGTGTAATTCTATTGCCTATTCCCAGATCACCATTCCTTCAATGTTCACTTGTTGGAAAGGGATCCTTGCTCCTATCGAGACTGTTGGGGCCATTCCAGCCTCTAGCGCGGAAGCCACTTGGGactttgggatttttttattttttatttttttttaatatttctcctatttatcatgaattgtaaaaaataaataaataaataaactagccAAGAAAACAAAAGGCAAAGAAGCGGTGGAGAAGGTGAAATTCCAGAATATCCAAATTATGTTTTTCAGCCTGGATACCTTTTCCAAGATAAAGCATTCCCGGGACTTTGGTCTATTTCTGGACTAAAACACAATGAGAgatagggagaggggaaaaaagctcCTACATATAACTGAGGGCTTCATTCAGAGGCCAAGGACATAGCCATACAGCAGACAGAACCCACGGACCCCACGGATCCCAGCTGCTACATTCTGCAAGCCCTAGGAGTCCTCCACATGCCTAGGTTCCCTTGTTCCTCTGACAGTCAGTAAAGGACCGGGAATTAAAGATAAGGATAGAGAACTACGGAGCTACATAAATAGActgagatagagatagatattgAGATCAAACAGCTGTCAGTTGGCCTATCCTTCTACCTGCTCCATGCTTCAGTACACCTACATCCCCATTCTATTTTTGCTGATAGTTGATTCCCCCAGATTCTTGCAATAGAGGATGGAAAGGTtagaaatggagattttgaagAGAGATAAATAGTTGGGACTGAAGTCTCCTTGCCTTTCAGGCTTAAGATGCCAGCTAACCAAATccttgctatttttaaaaagtcttaaagACTTAGAGTACTCCAGTGAGAGTGCCACCAACAAGGCAAAGTCCACCACTTGGCTTTTAccagaaagaaacagaaacaaggaAGTTTTGAACAAATTATAGTCGATGAGTAGATAGAGTAGGGATAGGAACCCAGAGTAAGCCCCAAGGTGAAGACCCATTTACTTTTGCTGGTTTTAGGCAGGGCCCGTGAAATTTGGGGCCTGGTATCTAGGCCATTCTTGGATGTAGAAGAGTGGGGACATGGCTGACATCTCAGACGGAGAAAACCCACTCTCATCACaccagagaaagaagaaacattttCAGAGGATTACGTTAGACTAGGACCACTCTGATGGAATCCTAGATTTCCTGGTTGCAAAGCTTTCTATGAGATCGAGAATGGTGTTCTTCCGGGTGGAGAGGAGATTCCTAAGGTCCACTTCCCACtacaaaccaaaatataaatctCCATTCTCTCTGGGAGAATGTTGGGCTCCAGAAAGTTAGAGGGAATAGAGCTGAGCCCAGGCAGTAACATTTCTGGTGCCAAGGGCAAAGACACTGACTCAGAAAAGGTAGAAGAGCCCCAATAAAGAAGGAGAAAGCattaagtatatttattttgGTAACATGAAGGGAGAGTCAAAAATTGTAGTCAGACCTAGAACCCTGTCTTTGACTGAAACTGGGTTTATGGTGGTCTATGTGTATGGACATACTGAATACTGGCAATAAAATCGTTTCTCCCTGGCCAGCCCTAGCAGCCAACCTGACAGCTCAATCACTTTATCCATCAGGCGAGTCAATCAAAGCGGCTTTTCGGAGGTTCAGGGAGACGGACGTGTCAATAACTGGGGGATCGAGATGGCTGGGGTTGATAGCAGCCTATCGATTGGTTCTGCAGCCCAAGGAATTTGGGAGACAACTAAGGAGGGaggtgaagagagaagaaaaggaaaatggggaaCTGAGGGACTCTGGCATGGGGTTCCAAGCTCCAAGCCCACTAAATATTCTCATCTCCCAactctccatcttttcccagtCCAGCCTGAACTTGCTTGGAATGGGATATGGAATAGGGGAGGTATGGgatttctccttctcccccaatAAGACTGATGAGGGCCGAAGGTCTAAGGGCTGAAAGACCCCATGTTGGACTTTAAGGAAACAATTTAGAAGCAGCCTAGTGAAGTGGGAGACAAACCAATAGAAAGCACTAAGGTTGAAGTACtaccaaagaagaagaaaaggaacgATGGAGGGAGGGGAACCCCAAACAATAACAAGTTGTTTGTGTTGTGTCCTAACTGGGATAAAAGAGAAAAGTCTAACAGGAACAGAAGGCTTTGAGAGTCCAATTTCGAATGCAAAAAGCGCTGCAGCAGGGAGACTCAGAAGCTGGCCTTCAGGCCTGTTCaagcttctctttctttcaatcTTCTCTCTGTCCAATAGATTTTCCCTCCTCATCgctttttcccccctaaaagcTAAAATTAATTTCCCAGATTATCTTAACGCCTAGACCAGGAGATCCTTGTTATTCCTTTTGGACGTTATTCTACAAAGTCCTTCATTCCTTTGCCTCACCGCAGGGCCTATACTTGtatccgtctctctctctctgtctctctctctctgtctctctctctctctctctgtctctctctctctctctctctctctctctctctctctctctctctctcattagcATTATGTAAAATTGTTAATGTATATAAATTCAAATGCATACACATCCTCAATCGTAGCTTAGGTTCTTCTCGATATAAAGTCGACCTCTCTAGTTTAGGCCTTCCTCACTTCGCTAAATACAAATCCTTAGCCAACCCCAAAagtaaaaaaggggaagaaattattatgaattatactttttaaagtgTTAAGAATTCAAAAGTGAATCTCCCCCGTGCCCATCCTCAACTATTCAAGAACTTCAGGCCGGGCGAAAGATTAAGGCATTGCAGAAAAggggaaacaaataaaatatgcaGGAGAGGTGGAAGCAAGAggaagagtgaaaggaataggataggtggggggcaggggaaggaaaaCGCATTAATAATTTGGTTTCTAAGAGCTCTTGGCCGGGGTAGGGGTGGGGAGTGTCTACCGGTGACCCTAGAGGGATAGGTGAGAGAGGACTTAACTCCAAAGGGGGTACTCACCAGAAGATGGGCGATCCGAATAGCGCGTACAGTAGACCCAAGCGGGCCAGACTAGCGGCTGCTGCGAGTCAGTTTTAACCACGGGCCCACCGTTGGCCGAGCCCATGAGTAGAATAGCCGGGTTCCCATGTTCCCCGTATTTAGCGCCGGTTGCTCCAGGACTCCCCCCGCTGCCTTCCGAAGGTTTGGACGCAGCCGCTGCTGCCGCCGCAGCTGCCGCCacggccgccgccgccgccgcagctGCAGCAGCCGCCGCTGCTGGGTTGGCTTTGGAAGCGGCGGCTGCCGGGGCCGGCGCAGAGCCGTCGGGCGTCACACAGTTCGCATCTGCTGGGCAGAGAAGTGAAGCCGGGTTGGCCGGCCGCGTGCCCAGAGGATTGGCCGGATCTCTACCTGCGGCTGTCTGGCCTCTGTCTCGCTCTGCtcggcctcctcctcctcctccaccaccaccgccaccaccaccagtaccagcaccagcaccacttccacttcctcctcctcctgctccaaCCAAgagctgctgttgctgctgctgctccttctTGCAACCAAAGTCTGGCCTCAGGATGTTGTCTATGAAAAAGTTGGTGGTGCGGTGCTGCTGGGGCGGTGGCAGTGGTGGTGGCGGCGGCTGGTGAGGAGGCGCTGGCATCGGCTGGGGCGGCGGCGGGGgctggtggtgatggtggtggtggtggtggtggtgatggtggtgatggtggggcAGGGGCTGGAGACAGGGTGCTGCAGGAGAGGAGGGAGCTTGCTGCGGGGACACAGGCACGCTGTCTCCAtcgctgccgctgctgctgctgccgctgctgctgctgttgctgttgctgttgctgctactgctgctgctgctgctgctcccgCTGCTGCTGCtcccgctgctgctgctgctgctgttgtggCTCGCAGTGCCTATGGTGGAGTCGCGCTGACTGTTATGCTCCGGCTGCTGCTCTTCCATACTCAGCCGCCCCGCCGCCCCGGACGCGGctgccttccccctcccccccgctTCGCTCTCCACCCCACTTTGCTAGTGGCCGGTGGGGGTgcggggaggaaagaaggagaagaagaaggagaagaagaaaaagaggaggaggaggaggaaaaggggaagaaaaagaaaagcggGAAAAAAGATCAGATGCTTGTTTCGTATATCTCTTTTACCGAGCAGATCTGTTTTCCTCTCTAATTTGCAGATATCCAGATATGAAGACACTTGGCTATTTCTTTTTGCAACCAgattcccagttttttttttttaaaggagggaaAGCCACACCAGGAAGAGCTtccccaaataaaataatttttcctaaagggaaaaaaaaattccagtctTTAAAATCTAGCCATCTTCCTAAGCAATAGTGAGGGTTTGACTTCCCCAAGTGTCATGCTCAGCTTTGCCCACAGCTCGAGGTTGGCAGCGCCTTTAATCGCCTTTGCTTTTTTTGCAGAGAGAGAGTGTCTCCGCCACCGCgcctgggcttttttttttcttttccttttttttttttttttcaaatctctgACAGCTCCGATCTTTGCACAaactctctctcttaaaaaaaaaaaaaattcacccaGGCACACTTTTTGCATTCAAACCGGAAGCACGTGAGTCTGGGCCGCACGTGTGAGGGGCCAATAGTGAACCGCGACTCTCGCTGACACCCGTGACGCGAGCCAATGAGTGGACTTGGAACTTTGCGGATAAATAATCCTTGGGGTTGGAGCGAGGAGAGGGGGAGTCGCGGGGTAGCCCGGCGTGTCCATTCTCCACTCGGTGCTTCCTCCACCCCCCACTCTTCAACACCAACACCCCCTCCCAAAAGCTCCACTTCTTCCTACCGCTGCCCTCCACCTCTTCCTTGCCCCGCCCCACCCCCCCATGCGTGAGGGTGAGTGTGTGGGGAGTATCATTTGAGGAGtaagcaaatataaaattaacttcatttttaaaaaaaacaaaacaaaacttgctCAGCAGGCCAGGCAGGGTTAGAGAGGAAAAGACTTTTGTCCCTCCCCAACTCCAACCCCGCAGTCTCCCTCTCCCCTCAAGAAACTTACCCTTTTGCTTACCATTGTGGAGGCTGAGAAGTTATCATTTGACTGGAGTGGACATGAGTGATAATGATGGGAAGATGGTATTTACGAAGATGATACGATAACATATTAAATTTGTTCTCCAGTGTTCTTAAACACAGTTTTAATTTGGTGGAGATTTAgagtctaatttttctttttttcttaatcgaACCAAGGGAACTTTCTGGGGCAAGCTGGCAGGATGAGTTTGGGCGGTTTATGCCTATAAAGTCACACAGTTTCTGGATCTGATGACTATCCCTCAGTCTTCTTGCGGTCGTCCTTTTTCTTTACTTAGTCGAGTTTTATTTCTTGTCTCGAATTAGTTCATGGCCAGACAACACAGGGTACTAGAGTGCAAAAACCCAGCTTGGAAGTATTTGAGCATATAGCAGAAAATCCCGATATACGCTTCTTGTCCATATCAGATAGAAGCGGGTTTGACAGTTAACCTGGTGAAAAAATCCCAGTCGTTTGCAGTTCGCAATGCAGTAGCCTACGGGCCCAGTAGTTGCAActccaaaggagaaaagaagttgCTTGCTTTGAAATCTTCAAAAGCTGACACTAGAAGATGAAAATGGGAAGATTCTGGTTGGAAGCCTCCGATGGGGAGTGCAGATCTTTGGGCCATTAAGGACATTCGCTAAAAGACAATCTTGttgataaatattttctgataaataattaaaaaaaaattcttacataGTATGCTCCTTGCTATAATGATTTTGAATCCttgctctttctcccttttcttggcATAGAATGATTATTCTTATTGAATTCTCCTAAAAATAAGCACCATTATCACCACCAGGTCAGCATCCCACATCTACGTTCTGGGACCCTTAGAATTCTGCCCGACCAGGTTTTATAGTTACAGTTCTCTGTGGCTGGTCTAGCGGCTTGAACCACATTTCTCAATCTGACACTTCCTTGAAAATAGAACTGCTTGAGGGTTTCTCGGCATATGGATACTCCGAAATATTCTACCTCTTTTGCCTCAGCTCCTGCTCCCAGGCAGATGGAAAAGAGGAGTATTATTTCTGGTGAGATGGGTTTGTAATCCTAGCCGGTTTCCCCTTACCCGTTCCTCTTGGGAGAAGAACGAGATATTTGGAGACCGAGGGCTGCAATAGGAGAGATACGGTCGGATTCGCTCCTTTCATCCCAGTCTTCCCATCTTCTCCTGGAGGCCTGGTCCAGGCAACAGTCACTTCAggaatttacacacacacacacgcacacacacggaATCATTGCCCAgacatttttttaatctggaaaattAAACTGGGGGAGAGGAACATGGGgagggcaaaaaagaaaagaaaagaaaagaaaaaagatctcaAGCCTAGACAAGCCACAACTGAGGTAGCTGAGGCAAACGAGCCCCAGCTCGGGGATTCtgatttctcttcctattttcacAATTAATATATGGATCCCCTTGGAGGCGCCGGCATCACTGTCGCCCTTAGAATAAAGGAGAAACATGTCGGGGTGTCGGGAGCTGGGGAGAgactggggcgggggggggggaggagaagaaggagaatacACCGGACCCTTTTACGGCAGAGGGATTTCTACCCGCTGACTCGGGCCTCTCAAATAGCCCTGCCACCCACCTTGGGGAGGGGGgtgtctctcctcctctcccatcCAACAAAATATTGGGGCACTCTCCCCCAATGTGCCTCCTTCAACCCCCTCAGACACACCCCCACCAAAATGGGGGGtgtgcttttatttatatttaagttagCAAAATTGAAATCTTTATCCCGCAAGCGAGCGTGGGTACTTAATTAAATTCTAATTAGGACACTATCAATATCCTATTTAGCCACGTAGCTTTTGTGCAGCGCGGTCCCTTTCAGCGCCGTAAATAGGGTCTCGACGCGTTATCTCGCCTGCAGGAGACGCCTCGAGAAGGGCTGCGGAAGATAATTTATAGGTTTTAATTACTCTTCATTCCGCCTGATCAGCTTGGCGTTCATCACAGGACTGTGAATAAAAACCTGGTCAAAAGCTCTGTCACATTGCGCTGGCAAGACGCTTAATCAAAGTGAGCGGGGCCCGCGCTCCACGCGGCCCGACTCCTCCACGTAATTTCCAGGCTGCTGATAAAGCCAGCTGAATAATGCGGCGGCCCTTTGGAGACACCATTTACAGAAATGACTTTATTGACGGCTTAACGTCGGTAATTCATTTTACCTTTCATGTAGTGGAGCCCGGATTTGTTACAGTAATGGGATGATAAATGCACCGCCGGCCCTATAGCTCCGACTGTAATGTGGAGCACAATGCGCGCTCCCAGCCCCCAAAGTCGGGGCCCCGGCGCGGGACAGCAGCTCGGCCAGCTCACCTCGGCTCCGCACGACCCCCGCCCAGCTTCCTGCCCTCTCCAAGctccactccttctctggctcaacTCTGgtgcattaaaataaaattggaaattaCATGCAGGGGGTGAGGGTGCTCTCTCTTAAAGAGGTGTCCTCTTTTAGGGGTCCATTTGTCTACGTTTGGTAGAGGGGGGATTTTCTTCTTTTCGGGAGATTTGAATTCTCCTTCTCTCTAGAGAAAATCCGGATTTGGGAATTCTAGGGAGGAGTGGAGAAAGGAGGTAGCATTGAGTGAGGGGTGGGGATATGGGAAAGACAGAAGAGGAAGTGCTTAGGGGGAAAGAAAGATCTATCtactccctcctcccagggcctgAATCATAGCACAGGAGCGAAGTTTGTAGGTGTTGATGTGCCCCCGCTCCTGCCAGGTTtcttttctcccatccatcccaGAAAGCCGGAAAGGAAGAGCGAAAGAGAAGAACACTTTGGGCCAGAGGCTCATAGATTCAACCTTTCCCATTGGGTTCAAGAGAGAGATTTCACTTTCTCCTTAGCAAAacgggaggggggggggaaagagagaggggagggagttaGTCTCCCTTCAGACCGTTCATCAATTCCATCTAAAATAGGGAAGGTTTCTCTTTTCTTATAATCCGTAGCGTGCCATTCCTCCGTCCCACTGCCACTTTGCAAGGAAGAAGGGGTGCTAAGGTCAAAGCGCCTGTAACCCAGATTTCAGGTCACTGTGGTTACTGCTTGTCTGATTCCTGGTCTTTCTTGCTTCCCGTCTTACCAAAACGGTGGTCTTCTATTGAACGAAGGAATTTGGGGAATGGGTATAGGgtaagtgtgtatgtgtgaagATTAAATCTCATGAGAGAAAATAATG
Protein-coding regions in this window:
- the EN1 gene encoding homeobox protein engrailed-1 isoform X1 translates to MEEQQPEHNSQRDSTIGTASHNSSSSSSGSSSSGSSSSSSSSSNSNSNSSSSGSSSSGSDGDSVPVSPQQAPSSPAAPCLQPLPHHHHHHHHHHHHHHHQPPPPPQPMPAPPHQPPPPPLPPPQQHRTTNFFIDNILRPDFGCKKEQQQQQQLLVGAGGGGSGSGAGAGTGGGGGGGGGGGGGRAERDRGQTAAGRDPANPLGTRPANPASLLCPADANCVTPDGSAPAPAAAASKANPAAAAAAAAAAAAAVAAAAAAAAAASKPSEGSGGSPGATGAKYGEHGNPAILLMGSANGGPVVKTDSQQPLVWPAWVYCTRYSDRPSSGPRTRKLKKKKNEKEDKRPRTAFTAEQLQRLKAEFQANRYITEQRRQTLAQELSLNESQIKIWFQNKRAKIKKATGIKNGLALHLMAQGLYNHSTTTVQDKEESE
- the EN1 gene encoding homeobox protein engrailed-1 isoform X2, whose product is MEEQQPEHNSQRDSTIGTASHNSSSSSSGSSSSGSSSSSSSSSNSNSNSSSSGSSSSGSDGDSVPVSPQQAPSSPAAPCLQPLPHHHHHHHHHHHHHHHQPPPPPQPMPAPPHQPPPPPLPPPQQHRTTNFFIDNILRPDFGCKKEQQQQQQLLVGAGGGGRGGGGRAERDRGQTAAGRDPANPLGTRPANPASLLCPADANCVTPDGSAPAPAAAASKANPAAAAAAAAAAAAAVAAAAAAAAAASKPSEGSGGSPGATGAKYGEHGNPAILLMGSANGGPVVKTDSQQPLVWPAWVYCTRYSDRPSSGPRTRKLKKKKNEKEDKRPRTAFTAEQLQRLKAEFQANRYITEQRRQTLAQELSLNESQIKIWFQNKRAKIKKATGIKNGLALHLMAQGLYNHSTTTVQDKEESE